One part of the Vibrio palustris genome encodes these proteins:
- the add gene encoding adenosine deaminase yields the protein MISKDLPLTDIHRHLDGNIRTSTILELGQQFNLDLPANTVDALTPFVQVVENEPSLMAFLSKLDWGVKVLGNLDACRRVAYENVEDLLRANIDYAELRFSPYYMALEHNLPLEGVVEAVIDGVQAGIRDFDVQANLIGIMSRTFGTQACLKELNSILAYQNHFVAVDLAGDELGQPGNQFVEHFKKVRNSGLQVTTHAGEAAGAESIWQAINDLGATRIGHGVKAVEDTSLLEYLATHSIGIESCLTSNIQTSTIASLESHPITTFLNSGIMASLNTDDPAVEGIELEYEYTVAAAQAGLNQTQLRQLQMNGLAMSFLSDSEKKELTDKVLQR from the coding sequence ATGATCAGTAAAGACCTTCCTTTAACGGATATCCACCGTCATTTAGATGGTAATATTCGTACCAGTACGATTCTCGAACTTGGCCAGCAATTTAATCTGGATCTTCCTGCCAATACTGTTGATGCGCTGACTCCATTTGTCCAAGTAGTAGAAAACGAACCATCTCTCATGGCTTTTCTGTCAAAACTAGATTGGGGAGTAAAGGTTCTTGGTAACCTAGATGCATGCCGTCGAGTCGCCTATGAGAATGTTGAAGACTTACTGCGTGCTAATATCGATTATGCAGAGCTACGCTTTTCTCCTTATTACATGGCGCTAGAGCACAACTTACCATTAGAAGGGGTTGTAGAAGCGGTAATTGATGGTGTTCAAGCTGGTATTCGTGATTTTGATGTCCAAGCCAACCTTATTGGTATTATGAGCCGCACCTTTGGCACACAGGCGTGCTTAAAAGAACTTAACTCCATACTGGCATACCAAAACCACTTTGTCGCTGTCGACCTTGCTGGAGACGAATTAGGCCAACCAGGCAATCAATTTGTTGAACACTTCAAGAAAGTGCGTAATTCCGGCTTGCAGGTGACAACACATGCTGGCGAAGCAGCAGGCGCAGAAAGCATCTGGCAAGCGATTAATGACTTAGGAGCAACGCGTATTGGTCATGGTGTTAAAGCAGTAGAAGATACCAGCCTACTTGAATACTTGGCCACACATAGTATTGGTATTGAGTCATGCTTAACCTCGAATATCCAAACCAGCACCATAGCTTCTCTTGAAAGTCACCCGATAACAACATTCTTAAATAGCGGGATCATGGCAAGTCTCAATACTGATGATCCAGCCGTCGAGGGTATTGAGCTGGAATATGAATATACCGTAGCTGCGGCTCAAGCGGGTCTTAATCAAACGCAACTACGTCAATTGCAAATGAATGGTTTAGCGATGAGTTTTCTATCTGACTCAGAGAAAAAAGAACTGACTGATAAAGTGTTACAACGATAA
- a CDS encoding RNA recognition motif domain-containing protein, whose amino-acid sequence MNFTKDILITVVLALIGAILFSQVSVSPAISFLIGVVLTALVFTWTKKTPAPQHEEPTSDNMSTTTLYVGNLPYKANETNVRDLFAEHGDVFAVRLMKDKRTGKRRGFGFVVMSSASADQTINALNEADYMQRTLKVRVANDPKHPSGTDSFE is encoded by the coding sequence ATGAACTTTACTAAAGATATATTAATTACCGTAGTTTTAGCACTGATAGGCGCAATCCTTTTTTCTCAGGTTTCCGTGTCGCCCGCAATCAGTTTCCTTATTGGTGTCGTATTAACCGCGTTGGTGTTTACGTGGACGAAAAAGACACCGGCTCCTCAACATGAAGAACCTACTAGTGACAACATGTCCACGACTACTCTTTATGTGGGGAACTTGCCTTATAAAGCGAATGAAACCAATGTGCGCGATTTATTTGCAGAACATGGTGATGTCTTCGCTGTACGATTAATGAAAGATAAGCGTACTGGCAAAAGACGCGGCTTTGGTTTTGTCGTTATGTCTTCTGCTAGTGCCGACCAAACCATTAATGCGCTTAATGAAGCTGACTACATGCAGCGTACTTTAAAAGTACGAGTAGCCAACGATCCTAAACATCCCTCCGGAACGGACAGTTTTGAATAA
- the murI gene encoding glutamate racemase, translated as MTTRPKVLIFDSGVGGLSVYQAIVEHLPQLSIVYTFDNEAYPYGELEQDVLISRVTSIVVSAVVKESIDLVVIACNTASTIVLPSLRAELSIPVVGVVPAIKPASLLSNLAVGLIATPATVTRQYTHDLIQDFSPHQPVELLGSTRLVDMAEAKLRGYTIDLQELNCILAPLRQKIDVAVLGCTHFPLIKDEIQTVLGKEVLLVDSGKAIARRVAQLLMLDIGRIYKGKREKHKIMSSTIPWEEMALNVELDKLGFGVIQNCPFRRDV; from the coding sequence GTGACGACTCGACCCAAAGTACTGATTTTTGATTCTGGTGTAGGTGGGCTGTCTGTATATCAAGCCATCGTAGAGCATTTACCACAATTATCGATAGTGTATACCTTCGATAATGAAGCATACCCATACGGAGAGCTTGAGCAGGACGTATTAATTTCGCGAGTGACCAGCATTGTCGTATCAGCTGTTGTAAAAGAATCGATCGACTTAGTCGTGATTGCGTGTAATACCGCTAGCACTATTGTTTTACCTTCTTTACGTGCTGAACTTTCTATACCTGTTGTCGGAGTCGTTCCTGCTATTAAACCTGCATCATTACTTTCAAACTTAGCCGTGGGTTTGATAGCAACGCCAGCAACAGTAACTAGGCAGTATACCCATGACTTAATACAAGACTTTTCGCCGCATCAACCCGTTGAATTATTAGGCTCAACACGGTTGGTCGATATGGCAGAAGCAAAGCTACGAGGTTATACCATTGACTTACAAGAATTGAATTGCATTCTTGCACCACTGCGCCAAAAAATTGATGTTGCTGTTCTTGGGTGTACACATTTCCCTTTAATAAAAGATGAAATTCAGACGGTATTAGGTAAAGAGGTTTTACTAGTAGATTCTGGAAAGGCTATTGCGAGGCGAGTTGCGCAGTTGTTAATGCTAGACATTGGTCGGATATATAAAGGCAAGCGCGAGAAACATAAAATAATGTCCAGTACCATTCCCTGGGAAGAAATGGCACTGAACGTAGAACTAGACAAGTTAGGATTTGGCGTTATTCAAAACTGTCCGTTCCGGAGGGATGTTTAG
- the btuB gene encoding TonB-dependent vitamin B12 receptor, with translation MNKSLLVCSVAALLCASVPSHAKLTPTSMDTVIVTANRFPQQERTALANIDVITRRDIEQSQAKSLPDVLCRLTGVQISQNGGRGQLASLYVRGTGPSQVLVLMDGVRLARSAKGAVDFNQIPLNYVDHIEYVRGAKASLYGSEAIGGVINIITVARSRQQITKVNVGLGSLDYKQIGGSTGVATSENGQLNMAVSHEADDGYNVHPVPGINDGDKHGFKSNNGLVGYTHDVTEQLSLFANGRLFKNTYQYDSSFGSRQYMEAEKEDQSWTLGGAFNGQQYRSLLQFNYQQQKQWDYQQKLGKASSGATKDRVTQSVAKWSNSFEVNQGLTLAGGVDWRQSGYKNLQTNREYTRDNTAVYALVTSDIDQLRLQASGRIDDNEAFGQDETYNIAAGYRFIPELALRASYGTGIKAPNLYELYDPTYGNEGLTPETSKSYELGVYGRVYDVYWSVTGYDNKITNLLSYDPSTYVSKNINGQSHIKGIEVEANFRTGIVDHQLSADIKSPKDKDGKQLVRRSRQIYKWNTTTHFDDIDWVVSYMWFSRRPTSTAHVDLASYALVNTSINYYVTKKVTLSGRIANLLDKEYATAAGYPAAERAYYMNMGYQF, from the coding sequence ATGAATAAGTCATTACTGGTATGTTCAGTGGCTGCATTATTATGTGCGTCAGTTCCTAGTCATGCCAAACTTACGCCTACGAGCATGGATACGGTAATAGTGACGGCGAATCGCTTTCCTCAACAAGAGCGTACGGCTCTTGCTAATATCGATGTGATTACCCGCAGAGACATTGAGCAGTCACAAGCGAAAAGTTTACCGGATGTGCTGTGCCGTTTAACGGGAGTGCAAATCTCGCAAAATGGTGGGCGAGGGCAACTAGCGAGCCTCTATGTGCGCGGAACAGGACCATCACAAGTGTTAGTCCTGATGGATGGTGTGCGTTTAGCTCGCTCTGCGAAAGGGGCGGTGGATTTTAATCAAATACCGCTGAATTACGTTGATCATATTGAGTACGTGCGCGGGGCTAAGGCCTCTCTCTATGGCTCTGAGGCCATCGGTGGCGTCATCAATATCATAACGGTGGCGCGTTCGCGTCAGCAGATAACCAAAGTCAATGTTGGTTTAGGCAGTTTGGACTACAAACAAATTGGCGGTTCGACGGGAGTCGCGACGTCTGAGAATGGTCAATTGAATATGGCAGTGAGCCATGAGGCCGATGATGGCTATAACGTTCATCCTGTGCCTGGCATTAATGATGGCGATAAACATGGTTTTAAAAGTAATAATGGCTTAGTAGGGTATACCCATGATGTGACCGAACAACTCTCACTGTTTGCGAATGGCCGGTTGTTTAAAAACACCTACCAATACGACTCTTCATTTGGTTCGCGTCAATATATGGAAGCCGAGAAAGAAGATCAGTCTTGGACATTGGGGGGAGCATTCAATGGCCAGCAATATCGCTCGTTATTGCAGTTTAATTATCAGCAGCAAAAGCAGTGGGATTATCAACAAAAGCTTGGTAAGGCATCGTCTGGTGCCACCAAAGATCGCGTCACGCAAAGCGTCGCCAAGTGGTCGAATAGCTTTGAAGTGAATCAGGGACTCACCCTCGCTGGTGGAGTTGATTGGCGTCAGTCAGGTTATAAAAACTTGCAAACCAATCGCGAGTACACGCGTGATAACACCGCGGTATATGCACTAGTGACATCCGACATTGATCAATTACGCTTACAAGCCAGCGGACGCATTGATGATAACGAAGCGTTTGGTCAAGACGAGACTTACAATATCGCGGCAGGCTATCGCTTTATTCCTGAGTTGGCGCTACGAGCCTCATATGGCACTGGCATTAAAGCGCCAAACTTATATGAGTTGTATGACCCAACTTATGGTAATGAAGGTTTAACGCCGGAAACATCGAAAAGCTATGAATTAGGTGTCTATGGGCGTGTTTATGATGTCTATTGGTCGGTGACTGGTTACGATAATAAGATAACCAATCTACTAAGCTATGATCCCAGCACTTATGTGTCCAAAAATATTAATGGGCAATCGCATATTAAAGGGATCGAAGTAGAAGCCAACTTTCGGACTGGAATTGTCGATCATCAGCTGAGTGCTGATATTAAATCGCCCAAAGATAAAGATGGCAAACAATTGGTGCGCCGATCTCGACAAATTTATAAGTGGAATACTACTACTCACTTTGATGATATCGATTGGGTCGTGAGTTATATGTGGTTTAGTCGTCGGCCAACTTCTACCGCTCATGTTGATTTAGCCAGTTACGCCTTAGTGAATACGTCGATTAATTACTACGTGACAAAGAAGGTGACGCTGAGTGGACGCATTGCTAACTTACTTGATAAGGAATACGCCACGGCCGCAGGTTATCCAGCGGCTGAACGGGCCTACTATATGAATATGGGTTATCAATTTTAA
- the entS gene encoding enterobactin transporter EntS, protein MKKPSFLVDFSLLRQNRDFRMVFIARLVSVLGLGMMTVAVPVQVHLLTGSTLQVGVIMALDGIGMFIGLLLGGVLADRYDRKKLIIFARGTCGLGFVALALNSVVASPSLVALYLLSAWDGFFGALGMTALMACMPVIVGRENVPSAAALSMLTVRMGMVLSPAIGGFVIAAGEVSWNYGLAALGTLATLIPLLQLPSMRAEHPRNESPLQALGEGVSFLFNHRLVGSVVALGTLETLATAVKVIFPALALVTFGGTAADAGLMYAAMPLGAMVGALTSGWLQTTRKPGWVMILSTLGTFLCITAIGLAAHYLLLLFVLVIYGYLGSVTSIIQYSLVQGHTPNHLLGRVSSLWTAQDVTGDSIGALGMGALGKVFAPVASAMIFGLGALGLGTVMAVGFKSLRQARLFDPDLMPEENKEDKSTVTA, encoded by the coding sequence ATGAAAAAACCTTCCTTTTTAGTAGATTTCTCTCTACTTAGACAAAACCGTGATTTTAGAATGGTATTTATCGCTCGTCTGGTGTCAGTGCTGGGGTTAGGTATGATGACGGTTGCGGTGCCAGTACAGGTCCATTTATTAACCGGGTCGACGCTGCAAGTGGGCGTGATTATGGCGTTAGATGGGATTGGCATGTTCATTGGCTTACTGCTCGGTGGCGTGCTAGCCGATCGTTATGATAGAAAAAAGCTGATTATTTTTGCGCGCGGGACTTGTGGTTTAGGATTTGTCGCTTTAGCACTCAATAGTGTTGTGGCTTCGCCTTCTTTAGTGGCTCTGTACCTATTATCGGCATGGGATGGATTCTTTGGGGCACTCGGCATGACGGCGCTAATGGCGTGCATGCCGGTGATTGTTGGTAGAGAAAATGTTCCGTCCGCCGCGGCGTTAAGTATGCTGACCGTACGCATGGGCATGGTGTTATCTCCAGCAATCGGTGGCTTTGTTATTGCGGCTGGAGAGGTGAGCTGGAACTATGGCCTTGCCGCCTTGGGAACGTTAGCCACGCTTATTCCGTTGCTTCAGTTACCGAGTATGAGAGCAGAACATCCACGTAATGAATCACCATTACAAGCATTAGGTGAAGGCGTTAGTTTTTTGTTTAATCATCGATTAGTGGGGAGTGTCGTCGCGTTAGGTACGCTGGAAACCCTCGCCACAGCGGTAAAAGTTATTTTCCCAGCGTTAGCGTTAGTGACATTCGGTGGTACCGCAGCTGATGCTGGACTGATGTATGCAGCGATGCCTTTAGGCGCGATGGTGGGAGCGTTGACGTCCGGTTGGTTACAAACAACGCGTAAACCCGGCTGGGTAATGATACTGAGTACGCTGGGGACATTTCTCTGTATTACTGCCATTGGACTGGCCGCTCATTATTTATTATTACTCTTCGTTTTAGTCATTTATGGTTATTTAGGCTCGGTCACATCGATCATTCAGTATTCTTTAGTACAAGGTCATACTCCAAATCATTTACTTGGCCGAGTAAGTAGCTTGTGGACCGCGCAGGACGTGACAGGAGACTCCATTGGCGCTCTTGGTATGGGGGCGCTAGGGAAAGTCTTCGCTCCTGTTGCCTCTGCCATGATATTTGGGTTAGGAGCACTGGGTCTTGGAACCGTGATGGCGGTAGGCTTTAAGTCATTGCGTCAGGCTCGATTATTTGATCCAGACTTAATGCCAGAAGAGAACAAAGAAGATAAATCCACAGTGACCGCTTAA